Sequence from the Phragmites australis chromosome 6, lpPhrAust1.1, whole genome shotgun sequence genome:
tgtgcttgttgtaaacgTGTGTTCCAATCCTGAAAgtaaacacatgccgggactaccggggtggtattttggttaatcattatgGACGTGATTATGGAAAAAtaatcatcctaatgattaaccagaatactatctGGACGGTTCCTCTCAGGAGGTAATATAGAGAGAGTACATGAGCGAGTACAGGATAAGTAGTCTTGTAGTACAGAAAAATGGCTCTAGTAACCTATACGTAAAGGATAATGACTATATTCCTAACAAAAAAGATATAAGAGCACATGCGGAAGACCTTACATGAGTTGCTGCACGTTTTAGATCCTGCTTCGTCAACAAACCATTTACTTTGCCATAACTAAAGATAGCCATTGCAAACGGTTCCAGCCTTTGCCGAAGATCAGCAAAAGCCTTGAACTCCTGAAAATccaaataataattgaaaaacAACACATGGTAAGGATATTAGGATAGCAAAAAGTCAAACCTCAAAGGTAATGCGCAAATCCTTGAGATCAGGATTGTCATCCAAATCATCAACTCTGTCCAACAGCTTGTTTATGTGATTCATGTCAGCAGAAGCAACCATGGATAATGCAAAGTCCTTCACAGGTATTGTATTGGATGATTTAACATCATAGTGACTGAATTCCAAGCGAACAATCTGCTAATCCAACAAAAGCAGTGAGTTAGAATGTTCTAGCAGCACAGCCCAGAGATaataagagggggggggggggcactcaGTGTATCCATTAATGTAGGCTTGTGGAACACAGAAAAGTTTCCATGTTTTCACTCAAACCTTTCAACACGGCTTACTAATGTCGATCTGGGGAAGCATATATAAGTTCCCCAAGGATCCCATATGCCACTTAAAAGCTAGAATACAACGGCAATACATTACTACTCACTAGTTACACTAATACAAAAAGAGACTGATGCGCATGCACAGTGAAAATGTTGAACTTTGACCTTGACAAAGTTTTATTTCTCGAAGACAATACAATACAAAATATGAAACAACGAATTCAGCACAAGTTGTGTGTTAATAATTTGGAAGGGTTTGGAATATAGTGGTGTCAATTTCTCCTATTTCTCCTTTTTCAGCGTTTGCAGCCCTTCCCTCGTGCATACAATTTGCTCCGATTTCTCTACATTCTGCTTTTATTGAGCAAGTTTACAAATTACAAACCAAATAACCTCTATGCATATAGTTTTAGTCAGCAAACTTATATATATAGCATACTCATGTTCATCAATTCTTTCTAGAAACAACAATAAAGCCTCAAAACTGTTTGTGTGGCACTATGGCATGAACAATATTCATAAAAAGTTGGATGTTTGGTGCCTCTGCAGAATATCCACAAGCAAATGCACACAAAATGGGGTAGCATGATGCACAACACCTATTTAGCTTCTCATTAAGTCTCTCAACTGTTGCATCAACACAAACGCAATCTGGAGTCATAATTACATTAATGAAAGAAAGGGTGAAAAAAGAAATCACCTCATCATGCAATTGCTTCAAAAATTTAGAGAACTTATCATAGTGTAGATGTTCATTCCCATCCTTGCCAAAGAAGTACTCAACCAGTCCACCATTTTCCACCGGCTGACCAACCTTACGTCCAAAGCGTAACCCATCCCTGTGGGCGGCTCCTTGCCTATTATAGGACCGCATCAATGTCATTACTTTCCTAAACTCATCTTTGTCGATTTCCCTGTGAAGAGAGAGTAGCAAATGAGAACACGGAAATAACAGATAAAGAGCTAGCCGAATTTTGTTCATACCCTTACTAACAACTGACATGATTGGACATGCTCATAAAGCAGGTCTTTTTCTGGATGACAAATTCAACTGCACGTGAATTGCCAAATGTAAACAACAATGGGGCACAAATAATACAGTGTTTAAATGCATCCTTCTGTAAGGCCCAtacaaaaaggtaaaaaaaaaaactttaataGCTTCAGCAAACAGTCAAGTttaaatggaaaagaaaaatagcGCAGAAGTCAAATAACAAGTGTCAGATTTTTCTTATACCCTATCTGATTTTCTTCCAAATGGATTCTAAAGCATGCAGCAGTGACAGTTTTTTATTGACATACTTGCTATCTAAAGGCTTGCATTGGCTTAACTATCCACTAGCGCCAAATGTCATGTTTGTTTGCAAGACTCTTAGACCATATGTATAATATATGAtgtggaaaaaaagaaaattataccAGAACCACGAAGTAACTACTCCTGAATTAACCTGGATTTCTTAATAATATTAGATATCAGACTCACTCTGCACAGGTAGAAATCAACAATGTTAGTTCTATGTGCTAATTTTCTTCTAGCATGACAAGGCACTTTGGAGGTTTGTTAAAATCAAGTGCTTGCTTTGAACCCCTGCTAAGAATATGGAGGCAGTTGTTTGCCAGTGGAGCACATTGGAAGTTCTATACAGCAAATTTGATCAGGTGATCGCAAAAGAAGAGAACATGGGGTTACTTTATCCACAGATGTCGTCAACTATGACGATCGTGCAACTATCATTATATGATAGAAGAAATGTTCACCTAGACGCTAGACGTAGACAGACGGTCACCCCACGACTAGCGTCTAGGCTATCTAGATGATAACTAGACGGTCTAGACGTTTTGTACTGTAGCGGCAACTGTGCAAACAAATAGCTATATGTTCCATACTACCATACTATATTTTCACGTGAGATTTGAGGCATACCACTCAGCGCGGGCATAGGCATGCAACGACTCAACAACACGGACGGAGGGGACTGGTTTCGGTGGCGCTACGGTAGTGATTGCAGACAGAGGATGAAAGAGAGGAGAATAGGAGAGGTGGCGGACTGGGAATGGATTGGCCGATTCCCTCCAGTCCAAACCCTAAACTTATTTGGTGGCAGTGGGTCGTGGGCGCGGCCGAAAATGTTTCCCGCCCGGCCGTCTAGATGCGCACGTCGCCGCCTAGGCGCGTCCAATGTGGCGTCTAGACCGCCTACAACCAAGTTTGACCGTCTAGATGCTCAGtgtttaccccccccccccccccaacacacacacacactcctAAACTCGACGCGAACCGGCCGACTAGCGTCTAGTTATCGTCTAGACGCGCTAGACAACCGTCTAGGTGAACATTGGACAGAAGTACTTCCAGACCAGATATTTAAAACTAACAACTGTAAGTAAGCATGTTTGTAATAGTAAAATGATTAAGAGGCCCATTAATTTATGAAACAGGTAGAGAGCAGATGCATATCAAACTCAAGAGAATAGGAATATGATTAAAATCAGGTCCAGTAGATGGAACTAGAAGATAACATACCCATTGTGGTCAAGGTCAAACATCTTGAAAGCCACATTGAAGCTTGATTCAGGGATGCTAAGTAATGTCACAAAAAAGATATACCTGCACGAGGCAACATTAGCAACTTAAACAAATGGATAAAATTTCTTATACATATGGAAACTGCACAAGCGATACAGAACGGCGTGCAAATGGCAAGCACTTGTTTCGGCTGAAGTCACAACCCACTTACTCAGCAAAGGAGATGAGTCCATCCCCATTTGTATCGAATAGCATGAAAAACTCCGACGGGGCACAATGTAGCTCGCCGGTGTGGCGCTCCCCCCTCAGTCTCCCTTCCCTGACAATTTTCGACTCGGATGGAGGGAAAACGGGAACAACCGCCCTCATCAAGTCCGTAGGTAACATGTACACCTCGCCCTCCGGGTTGTGGACAGACGCGAAGTACTCAAAGATCTAGGAGCACGAACACCATAATAAGAATGCCGGCAATTTATCGCGCCACAAGACGCAAAGTGTTTATACTTAATGCGGCGTGCCACGAATACCTTCTCCGGAGGGCTGCGCGTCCTAATCCTCTTCTCGTAGTTGAAGAACACCCTCCGGCGATACGAGTCTGCACGAGGATTTGAAATATATATCATTGTGTTTGTATGAATTCGATCAAACCAAAATGAAACAATAAATTGCTAGAAACGTTCGCGTGATTGCGGAACGCTCTAATGGAGAAAAAAGAAGTGCTAAAATAGTCCTTCGTCCACAAATATATCGAACAGaacagaaaaataaaaggacCAGAAATACACACGCACGGACGCGTCACATTACGATAGCTACTACGCAAAACAACAAGAATGGGTATAGCACCACGGATGGAACCAAGGGCGCCCGGCTCACCTCCGAACAGGAACCTGCGCCTCTCCTCCAGCTCCCCCGCGGCGCCGGCACAGCCGAATGACGCGAAGATGCCGCcgccggctgcggcggcggcggcgtcgtccGCCACCTGGCCGGAGTCTGCCAGCGGCTGCGGGGTCGAGGGCAGCATCCATATCCCCAGCCCCGACCCGGCAGCCACCGCGGCCGCCACGGCGAAAGCGCTCGCCTCGCGGCGGGGCGCTTCGGCggctgtggaggaggaggaggatgcgcGGGCTCGGGGGGGCCCGAGCAGACCGATGGCGGATAGGAGGCGGGACGCGCGTGAGAACCCAGCGGCCATGGCGGTCGGTGCTAACGGCTTCGATTCGGCGAGGAGGGAAAGGAGGGAAGCGGCGACGCGGGGGCGAGGTGGCCGCGATGGGAGGGAAGGAATAGGAGAGTAGCTGGCCGGCTTTGTTGGGCTTTgcccttctttttcctctcgTGGCCAGCCGTGCGACAAGGGCCTTCCCGGGTTTGTAGGCGTGCAAGGACAGTGCTACTCTTCGAGTTTCTTTATTATTTACTAGTTCGATGGCAAACTTAACGTCCCGATTGAGCGGTATTCTAGGAATTCCTTTAGAAATATATCCGAACATTCACACACCATAGAAACTGCATGGATCTATGTAGTCATGGCACCTTCTAAGGTATATAGATGGAACCACCCTCATCAAGGTTGAGGAGAATTCAGACACCACATGAATCTTTGAGTGTGATAACTTTTTAGGCACAATCGATGATGGCTCCACTCTTGATTAGTCAATTCATTTCCAATATGACATATAATCCCAATGAGTCGGTCATGATTAAATTGGCATGGAAGATGACTCAATCGATGAAAATTTGTGCATGCCGGACGATGTGCTTAAGAAAATATCTCTCCATTAGGTGTGGCTATGAGGTAGGGAGTGTGAATATCTTTCGTGAAAGCATGACGTATGGCACAACTCATCTTTATAAATGCATGAGAAGCTCTAGAATCGAAAAGAACGATAGTGGGTGAGAGTTGATGACGAGTGTACTAAGACCACATTGCCGTATATTATCAATTAGTAATAGACTCACTCGTTAGTTTCTTTCTAAAAGTAAAATGtgttatagaatatgatgtGTTGTATTATTTAATATTGTATGTActgattttaaaaataattaggAATTTCTAGCATGTTTATTACTAACTGGCAATATAGCGTAATATGTCACTTGACCACGTGCAACACGTCCTACATACTCTTcaaatttttattctttcttgCATGTGACATATTCATGCATCCTGATTTTTCTTGgtttttattctaatttttctattttttctattatttatttatttattaacaaATCCATTTTTCTATTTTCCCGATCttcctaatatttttttattttttcttatttttattgatttttctaattttttctattattttgaTTTAAAATTTTTTGTCACACCACGAAGGCGCCCAGTGGCACGCCACGTTTGCACCAGAGGGGCGTGAAGGTTTATGAACCTGGTATGCACAACTTAGTAATATTAATAACACAAATCTATAATTTGAGAGTCTATTGACCTAAATGACATAGCTTGATAAGTTTGAGAAGATCTCATGCATTTTACTCCATACCAAACTTTGGAAGTGCGTCTGCTTGTCTAGATGACTTTGTAGAAGTGTGCATATTAGTACGATATGCACGATTTATGTGAGCAAGGGTGATATGTTAGTAACTGCAGACTGATACAGGGTTTGGAAAATCATCAAAAAACGCTCAGTGTTCGCAAATATCGGCAAATTCGGTTCGTACTGTATTTAAAAATTGATcagttttcaaatttaaattaataatttattttaaaaaaattacaaaaaaataaaaatagtagagACAATTCAAAGACCTCATgtgatttattttttcaaaaataatatcatttgcatgaaTACTAAAATGGGTTGTATGAATATGATGGTTTGGCCCATCACGTTACGGAAAATCTTGAcatataaatacattttttatatataggaagtaccttaagaggatctttaaaattggtttcacttcatttagagttgtattaatttctccatgatttttacaaagttcataagcataaagtgaatatgttaagaaaaaacaatgtaattaactttttcatatctaccattattttttctacataaatcatagtataagtaaactaataaaaatagtttcactaattttggaggtgtgatgagttagttatgaattaatctagtcacaacatattttcactatttttgcatgttaaaataactatttcatgaggtcatttatttttaaaagatataggatcatgtaagaagactaaaaaattggtttcataatttttatattagcgaataattaactatgcatttaactaggtttaggaaatacattttctcacagaaaatatttaacttttttatgagtataaatacttttatcatgtagatcatgttaaaaaaaccaacaaaaattgtttcacttgatttgaagatTAGATGGATTAGTTATCAATTTTATAAGGTTGAACTATTTTTTAACTTTACTGAAATTCAAGAAATGGGCTCAGCAAATCAGGAAATTCAACCGGTTTTCGACGAATTTGTTAAAAATACGGAAAATTAACTCGTAAATCGGAGAATTCACTCGTTTTTTTAATTTGACTAGTTTTTGCTAACTCGACtcgatgagtttttttttccgatttacaaatttgatcgACTGAATTTGTTCGAATTGTCGTCGAATTTTGACTGAATTTTCTGGTTTTCATGAATTTCGGAAAATCGTTGGATCCCAATTTTCGGATGCCAAACGATTTTGTAAACCCTCGACTGATGTATGTTCTGAATTCTGACAGCAGTATCAGGTATCGACGTCGTCTACTGCTCGTTCTAGTGGGCCTACCATTGCTCTTCTTTTGCATAAAAAGATCCTtcgcatctaaaaaaaaaaaggtccttAGCGTCTTTAAAAGGGCTCAGGTGTATAACCTGTAGTAACAGAGGGAAAACGTGTTGGGCTAGCCGGGACACGGAGCCACGTCGAGCGGTGACACAACAGTGCTCCGGCGTGGCAGACTTCCTCCCGTGACCCGATCCCCTCGTTACATTGCAAAGATTGCACCTGGTGAAACTGCGACGAGCTAGCTCAGCATCCAGAAGGACCGAATCTATGTAAACGTGCAAGAAACCTTTGTCCGACTGAGAGGAATACGTAGTTAGCACATAACTGATCGATAACAGTGGCACGCTTCACCTGACGAAGCCAACAGGACTGTCCCCTCCATGGACAAGGACATGGCCGGGAAAGCTCAAATGCTGAGACACGGTAATGTCGCGGCCTCGCGGATTACTTTCTTCGTGTTCTCATTACGCTAGAGTTTCTCGTAGGATTCTTGCCTGCCAACAAGCTGAGAAAGATAATTCTACATGGGGACGTAGACATAAGGTTATTTCTCTTACATAATATACATTTATCTGTCGATtttcttatatttattttatattttttatacttagatataaatttaatataaatGAATGATTTTAATAGCTCAAATATTTACGAGAGCTAGTAGAATTTTCGCTTGCCAAATGAACCGTGGACGTTGCTTCGCGTACAAGCCTCTCCACGTATAGCCTGGTCGGGCCCGTCCCTGagcaagcaaacaaacaaacactcGTTAAGCGTTCCAGAGCCCTCCACGTCCTTCTTCTCGCACCACCACCTTATCCTCTTCAAACCAGCCCAAAACCCTCTCCCCTTCTATATATCCATCGCAGCCTCAGCACACCTACCACCAAGATCGTCGCAGGCAAAGCTCACGCAGTAACCAGCGACCTCTAGCCATCGACGACGACAATGGCGGCGGCGAAGAAGAGCGGCAGCGAGATGGCGGTGGTGCGGGGGCTGGACGTGGCGCGGTACATGGGGCGGTGGTACGAGATCGCGTCGTTCCCGTCCTTCTTCCAGCCCCGGGACGGCCGGAACACGAGGGCGACCTACGCGCTGCAGGAGGACGGCGCGACGGTGCACGTGCTCAACGAGACGTGGAGCAA
This genomic interval carries:
- the LOC133921774 gene encoding calcium uptake protein, mitochondrial-like isoform X3; the encoded protein is MAAGFSRASRLLSAIGLLGPPRARASSSSSTAAEAPRREASAFAVAAAVAAGSGLGIWMLPSTPQPLADSGQVADDAAAAAAGGGIFASFGCAGAAGELEERRRFLFGDSYRRRVFFNYEKRIRTRSPPEKIFEYFASVHNPEGEVYMLPTDLMRAVVPVFPPSESKIVREGRLRGERHTGELHCAPSEFFMLFDTNGDGLISFAEYIFFVTLLSIPESSFNVAFKMFDLDHNGEIDKDEFRKVMTLMRSYNRQGAAHRDGLRFGRKVGQPVENGGLVEYFFGKDGNEHLHYDKFSKFLKQLHDEIVRLEFSHYDVKSSNTIPVKDFALSMVASADMNHINKLLDRVDDLDDNPDLKDLRITFEEFKAFADLRQRLEPFAMAIFSYGKVNGLLTKQDLKRAATHVCGVDLTDKVVDIIFHVFDANRDGNLSSEEFLRSLQRRENDIRQPATSGFLGVVSCWLNCTKCSLQQMLF
- the LOC133921774 gene encoding calcium uptake protein, mitochondrial-like isoform X1 — encoded protein: MAAGFSRASRLLSAIGLLGPPRARASSSSSTAAEAPRREASAFAVAAAVAAGSGLGIWMLPSTPQPLADSGQVADDAAAAAAGGGIFASFGCAGAAGELEERRRFLFGDSYRRRVFFNYEKRIRTRSPPEKIFEYFASVHNPEGEVYMLPTDLMRAVVPVFPPSESKIVREGRLRGERHTGELHCAPSEFFMLFDTNGDGLISFAEYIFFVTLLSIPESSFNVAFKMFDLDHNGEIDKDEFRKVMTLMRSYNRQGAAHRDGLRFGRKVGQPVENGGLVEYFFGKDGNEHLHYDKFSKFLKQLHDEQIVRLEFSHYDVKSSNTIPVKDFALSMVASADMNHINKLLDRVDDLDDNPDLKDLRITFEVCGVDLTDKVVDIIFHVFDANRDGNLSSEEFLRSLQRRENDIRQPATSGFLGVVSCWLNCTKCSLQQMLF
- the LOC133921774 gene encoding calcium uptake protein, mitochondrial-like isoform X2, giving the protein MAAGFSRASRLLSAIGLLGPPRARASSSSSTAAEAPRREASAFAVAAAVAAGSGLGIWMLPSTPQPLADSGQVADDAAAAAAGGGIFASFGCAGAAGELEERRRFLFGDSYRRRVFFNYEKRIRTRSPPEKIFEYFASVHNPEGEVYMLPTDLMRAVVPVFPPSESKIVREGRLRGERHTGELHCAPSEFFMLFDTNGDGLISFAEYIFFVTLLSIPESSFNVAFKMFDLDHNGEIDKDEFRKVMTLMRSYNRQGAAHRDGLRFGRKVGQPVENGGLVEYFFGKDGNEHLHYDKFSKFLKQLHDEQIVRLEFSHYDVKSSNTIPVKDFALSMVASADMNHINKLLDRVDDLDDNPDLKDLRITFEEFKAFADLRQRLEPFAMAIFSYGKVNGLLTKQDLKRAATHVCGVDLTDKVVDIIFHVFDANRDGNLSSEEFLRSLQRRENDIRQPATSGFLGVVSCWLNCTKCSLQQMLF